In Anaerolineales bacterium, the sequence TCTTCTTCCAAACCCGCAACCCGATGCACCGCATCCATGAAGAGCTGACCAAGCGCGCAGCCGAGCAGGTCAATGGTAGCTTGGTGATCCATCCCGTGGTCGGCTTGACCAAGCCCGGCGATGTAGACCATTACACGCGTGTGCGCGTCTACCGCAGCCTGGTGGAAAACTATTACGATAAGAACAAGACCGTGTTGAGCCTGCTGCCCCTGGCGATGCGCATGGCCGGCCCGCGTGAGGCGCTTTGGCACGCCATCATCCGCCGCAACTACGGCGCCACGCATTTCATCGTCGGTCGTGACCACGCCGGTCCCGGCAAAGACGGTGACGGCAAGCCCTTCTACGGCCCCTATGACGCCCAGGAGCTGCTCTCTAAACACCAGGATGAGATTGGTGTAGAGATGGTGCCCTTCAAGGAGTTGGTCTACCTGGCGGATGAAGAACGCTATGTAGAAGCCGGCCAGGAACCGACCGGCGCCAAGATCCTCAACATCTCCGGCACCCAAGTGCGCGATAATTACCTGGCCAAAGGGGAATATTTGCCGGAATGGTTCACTCGTCGTGAAACCTCCGAAATCCTGATGGAAATGTACCCCCCGCGCCACAAGCAGGGTTTCTGCCTGTGGTTCACGGGCCTGAGCGGATCCGGCAAGTCCACCGTGGCGCAGCTGGTCACCTCGCTGTTGATGGAGCGTGGCCGCCAGGTCACTGTTCTGGACGGGGATGTGGTGCGCACCCATCTCTCCAAGGGTCTGGGTTTCAGTCGGGAAGATCGTGACACCAATATCCTGCGCATCGGTTTTGTGGCCGGTGAGCTTGTGCGCCAGCACGGCGCCGTGATTGCCGCCGCCATCAGCCCCTTCCGGGCGGCGCGCAACGAGTGCCGCAAGATGGTCGGAGAAGATCGCTTCATTGAGATATTTGTCAATACCCCTGTGGAAGTGTGTGAGCAGCGCGATGTGAAAGGCCTGTACGCCAAGGCCCGCCGCGGCGAGATCACCGGTTTTACCGGGGTGGACGATCCCTACGAAGAGCCCCGCAATCCCGAGATCACCCTGGACACGGTCAAGAACTCCCCAGAGCAAAATGCCCGCCAGATCATTCAATATCTGGAGGACCAGGGTCTGACCCTGCCGGTCTCCGGCAACGGAGCCCAGTAGGCTGCACAGCAGGGCAGCCAGTTGCCCACCATGTCCGCACTCCCTTCTTTTGACCTGACTGCCCGCGCTGCCGTAGTAACCGGCGGCGCGGGCTTGCTTGGCCGCCAGTTTTGCCAAACCCTGGCTTCGGCCGGGGCGGCGGTGCTGGTGGCGGACATGGATCTGGACGCCGCCGAAGCGGTGGCCGAGGGCATCCGCGCCGCTGGCGGACGGGCTTTAGCCCAGCAAACCAACGTGGGCGAGGCTGATTCTGCGCGAGCGATGGCTGCCGCTGCGGCCGAGCAGTTCGGCAGCCTGGACATCCTGGTCAACAGCGCCGCCCTGGACCCCAAATTCGACAAATCTGGAGCGGGTAAACACAGCAGCGCCTTTGAGGACTACGCGCTGGAAACCTGGGAAGCCGCGCTCAGGGTCAATCTGACCGGCGCGTTCCTATGCTCGCAAGCCACGGTAATGCACATGCTCTCTCAGGGTCGCGGCGTCATTATCAATATCTGCTCCACCTATGGCCTGGGTGGGCCTGACCAGCGCCTGTACCAGCGCCCGGGTGAGCCTGCCCAATACAAACCAGTGGATTACACCGTCACCAAAGCGGGCATTTTAGGGCTGACCAAGTACCTGGCTACGTATTACGGCGACAAGAACATTCGCGTGAATGCCCTCACACCGGGTGGCGTATTCAACGGACATGACGAGCATTTTGTGCA encodes:
- a CDS encoding bifunctional sulfate adenylyltransferase/adenylylsulfate kinase; this translates as MATQDKSTVLNTPYGGALVNLVKTGSERDSLREQASRLPDVRLSPRSLHDLELLAVGAFSPLDRFMGQADYERVMEEMRLADGTLFPLPITLTIKSDELPKSDQVVLRDVRNNAFAVMDIEETFKWDPQVEAQKVLGSTDPRHPLVSEMIRWGDLCISGKLQVFDLPMYSDFVELRRTPAEVRALLEEMGNHNVVFFQTRNPMHRIHEELTKRAAEQVNGSLVIHPVVGLTKPGDVDHYTRVRVYRSLVENYYDKNKTVLSLLPLAMRMAGPREALWHAIIRRNYGATHFIVGRDHAGPGKDGDGKPFYGPYDAQELLSKHQDEIGVEMVPFKELVYLADEERYVEAGQEPTGAKILNISGTQVRDNYLAKGEYLPEWFTRRETSEILMEMYPPRHKQGFCLWFTGLSGSGKSTVAQLVTSLLMERGRQVTVLDGDVVRTHLSKGLGFSREDRDTNILRIGFVAGELVRQHGAVIAAAISPFRAARNECRKMVGEDRFIEIFVNTPVEVCEQRDVKGLYAKARRGEITGFTGVDDPYEEPRNPEITLDTVKNSPEQNARQIIQYLEDQGLTLPVSGNGAQ
- a CDS encoding SDR family oxidoreductase — translated: MSALPSFDLTARAAVVTGGAGLLGRQFCQTLASAGAAVLVADMDLDAAEAVAEGIRAAGGRALAQQTNVGEADSARAMAAAAAEQFGSLDILVNSAALDPKFDKSGAGKHSSAFEDYALETWEAALRVNLTGAFLCSQATVMHMLSQGRGVIINICSTYGLGGPDQRLYQRPGEPAQYKPVDYTVTKAGILGLTKYLATYYGDKNIRVNALTPGGVFNGHDEHFVQQYSARTVLGRMAQPDEMNGGLLFLASDASSYMTGANLVVDGGWTAW